In the Carettochelys insculpta isolate YL-2023 chromosome 6, ASM3395843v1, whole genome shotgun sequence genome, aagcaaaataaatcaCTAATTTTAAATATACTGTGCAACTTGCTTACTTTGTGCACTTCTCCCACATGGGCACTGAAAAATAGACTGGTCAGGTTCACTTTTGCTTTTTAGCCAATTATATTTTCAGGCTCTCATCTACTAGCATAATGTTGTGCGGTTTGAATGGCAAGCCCCTCAGGAGGATATTTATTTGTATATTGTGTCAGGTTTCCATGGCAACAACATCAGTGGAGTATTTGATAAAAGTTTGCTTTAAATAATCTAAAATTTGGGTCAAATTTGACCAGACATTTTCAATTGTCCAAACCAGGTAACTCTTCCAAGGTCACAGCTCCTTAAGGTACATAAGCACATGCcaaactttaagcacatgagttGAGTCTGTGGGACAGTAGTGGGATATGTAGGACTTAATAGGGGTCTGGGAAAGCAATAGAATGGGGTTGGGGGTCCTGGCTCATTTACAGATATGTTTTTTCCTTCTTACTTGAGGCCTGGATAACCACATTAGCAGGTATCTGCACCAAAACTATAACTTGAAGATATACCATGACAAATGCATCCTTTGTTAACAATACCACTTTGAATACTCTTGTTCATTTCTCACTTGTTCTGTAAGAATACTTTCAGTGTCACATCCTCTGTACTCTCTGTAACCTGCTGATTCAGGAAGTATGTAATGTAGCAAAGTGCTGATCTAACTGAAAAATCCTGTAAACAATAAACAAAGGCAGGTAAAATAATACGCATCACCTGCCTATTAATATGGGAGTTGTATGGGAGTTAACATTACTAAACAAGGGTGTTACAGAAATAGTGAAGAATGTGTGAATTTACATACTAAAATAGATAAAAGaaagttccccccgcccccaacagacAGATCCCTATCTGGAATAAATAGTCATGACTCCATTGatgtcagctgaggatctgctctGTTAAATTTGTCAGTATGTGCTGAACCCGGGCCTAAATCAGGTCATTATTTAGCACTAGGCTAGCATGGAATGCTTTTAAAAAGACCACCTGCCCTTATGATCTCatttcaggatcagggcctaaaagAGTGAATTGGTGGTTGTAGTCTTGAAGACTTCAAACATGGCAGGAGTGCTACAGATTCCCACTTTTCAACTTTCAGTTTACTTCAATTCCCATATAAGAAGAGATCATAAGTCATCAAATAGCCTGGTCCTTATTCAACTCATTCACTCATTGACCTCCCCAGAGCTACTCACGTGAACATGGAGTATAGGTGTGAGTAAtaaaaattggagaattggttACTGCTGTCTACCAGTTGTTAGCTGTCCAGAGTATGTGAAGTGAATTGATGGTCTCAGTGGCTATTTGTCCACAACAGCATCAGGGCTGAGGCTCATTGGTAGGGCTGTGTGGGGAACTGTGCAGTGCCTTTACCTCTGCTGTTCCTGTCTTGCAGATAAACAGAGTGAACTGTCATTTGCAGGGATCTCAATCCAGTACTTGTCATGTGCACTCAGTAGTTTAATCCCATCCCCCTCTGGATAAAATTAGAGTATGTatgttaataatttttattgtgtATTTTGATTACACATAAAATATGTTAGCTGCTTTACTGACAGAGAGACCCTTATCCAAAAGGATTTGTAATCTCAGTAGGCAATTTACACTCAAAGGAGTGTTTGTGGTTGGGGAATGCAAAAAGCACAATGCATTATATGTGCTCTTCATGTGCAAGGACCCTATACCCTGATTTCATTTCATGCCTGGGAAAAGGTTACCAATTGTGCAGTGCTGTATGGTGACTTTGCAGTGTGCATCAATGTCCTCAAGATACACTGAGGTCACCAAACTGATTTTACTTGTAACTAGTGGCACTTGAAAGCAGGTGAAAATCTACTGCAGTCACACACAGTATCATCCATCCTTTAACAGCTCTGTCAGCTTCATTAGTAGTTCCAAATACATGGCTCTCTGAGGATTAACAGTTGCAATTATACAGCATTGCCAGGCCCACTCAGATCTTTAATGCAAAGTTGGCAATAGAATCAGATATTTTTCATCCAAAAGCTTAGGCTCCTATCACTTGAACTAAAGGAAAATCTCCTTTCGATGTTGCCAGCATAGAGCTTATGACACAGAGCAGATCAGTTCCAGTTCTGTCCAGTATAGGCCAATGGTACACATACACTAGCTATTTCATTATGCTGTTATTCCCCTTAATTTAAGATGGTAGTATGTTGTAACCTGTGTCTGTTCAATGGAATTCATTTCATGGAATCATTTTCCTATTTTGCAATATGGGTGAAATTTACTTCTGAGTACAGTGGCAGCAAAAAGGCTCACTCGCCtaaaccatgatttgagggcTTAAATTGTTTTGAAGTCGCACACATAGCCTTGTGCACAAAGGTGATTTTACTCTTTATGATTGTCCAGATGTTTTATTGGCATGACATAATTTATATCCACAGTGATATTTTATACTTTGGGAAATAGCTTGCTGTCAAAGCATCTATCACTCATTGATGGCTGTATATTTGTGCCCCTTAAAATCATGCTTCCTGCTTTTGCACCACTGCTTATTTGAGAGTATTTCACTTACATACAGTGctcttgttctctctctttttccctcaGGTGATCCAGGTCCTGCCAGAATGGACATACGGACGTCACCAAGCATGGGCCTACACACCATGCCAGAAGAAATCCAGCACCCCTATaccaaattttctgaatggaagtTCAAACTGTTTAAAGTGAGATCATTTGAGAAGACACCTTCTGGAAACAACCAAGTGGCAAATAAAGAGAAACCTGAGGAGACAGCCTCTTTGGACAAAGACACTGCAGTACAGAAGGATGTGGCAGTTCCATGGGCAGAAAAGCTGCTTCTGCCAGATGCAGACTTAAACCATAATAACCAAGCTCTTGAAAAAGATGCTGACAACCTGAAAATGCAAGAGAATGCAGCTCACCTAGCAAACCTGCAGCAACTTTGCCGCATCTGTGGAGTTTCATTTAAAACTGATCGCTATAAGAGAAGTCATCCAGTGCATGGACCTGTGGACAGTGAAACTCAGGAACTtctgagaaagaaagagaaaagggcaACGTCCTGGCCAGAACTTATTGCAAAGGTTTTTAAGATTGATGTGCGAGCAGATATCGACACAATTCACCCCACTAGGTTTTGTCACAACTGCTGGAGCATCATCCACAGAAAGTTCAGTAACACCCCATGTGAAGTGTATTTTGCAAGGAACAATGCCATGGAGTGGAAGCCTCACTCCCCGAACTGCACTGTTTGTTGCACTGCTCATCACGGGGTCAAGAGAAAGAACCAGTCATCCAACTTACAGATGGGCAAAAGGCTCAAGCTCATGGCAGAGCGTGCCCAAAAAACTAAAAGTGTAAAAAAACCAGCACTGGTAAACAAAAACCTTATGAAAAAGATTGCCAACTGCAAGAACACACATCTTAGCACCAAACTTCTTGCAGTTGATTATCCTGCAGATTTTGTTAAGTCCATCTCTTGCCAGGTCTGTGAGCATATTTTGGCAGACCCAGTGGAAACAACATGTAGCCACTTATTCTGCAGAACCTGCATCCTTAAGTGCCTCAAAGTTATGGGCAGCTATTGCCCCTCCTGCCGATATCCTTGTTTCCCTACTGACCTGATGAGTCCAGTGAAATCATTCCTGAACATCCTCAATTCTTTGGCTGTGCGATGTCCAGTGAAAGAATGTGATGAGGAGGTTTTGCTGGGAAAATACTGCCATCATCTGTCCAGCCACAAAGAGATGAAGGGGAAAGACATTTACACACACATAAACAAAGGGGGCCGACCAAGACAACACCTGCTCTCGTTGACCAGGAGAGCGCAAAAGCATCGTCTGAGAGAACTCAAACTTCAAGTCAAAGCTTTTGCTGAGAAAGAAGAAGGAGGTGATATAAAGGCTGTGTGCCTAACTTTGTTTCTGCTGGCCTTGAGAGCAAGAAATGAACACAGACAAGCGGATGAATTGGAAGCTATAATGCAAGGGAAGGGATCAGGGCTTCACCCAGCTGTTTGCCTGGCAATCCGAGTGAATACTTTTCTCAGCTGTAGCCAGTACCACAAAATGTACAGAACTGTAAAAGCTATAACTGGGAGGCAGATCTTCCAGCCACTGCATGCTCTCCGCACTGCTGAGAAGGCCCTCTTGCCAGGCTATCATCCATTTGAGTGGAAACCCCCTTTGAAAAATGTGTCTGCTAATACAGAAGTGGGAATCATTGATGGACTGTCAGGGCTGCCACACTCAGTTGATGACTATCCAGTAGATACGATTGCCAAAAGGTTTCGATATGATGCAGCCTTGGTTTCTGCCTTAATGGACATGGAGGAAGACATCTTAGAAGGCATGAAAGCACGAGACCTGGATGACTACTTGAATGGGCCCTTCACTGTGGTGGTGAAGGAGTCTTGTGATGGGATGGGAGATGTTAGTGAGAAGCATGGAAATGGACCAGCTGTTCCGGAGAAGGCAGTTCGATTTTCTTTCACACTTATGAGCATCAGTATAACTCATGGTAATGAAAATGTAAGAATCTTTGAAGAAGTCAAGCCCAATTCGGAGCTGTGTTGCAAACCTTTGTGCCTTATGCTGGCTGATGAATCGGACCATGAGACTCTAACAGCCATTCTGAGCCCTCTCATAGCAGAAAGAGAGACCATGAAAAACAGTGTCTTGCTTCTTGAAATGGGAGGCATCCTCAGAACATTCAAATTCATCTTTAGGGGTACAGGGTACGATGAGAAACTTGTCCGTGAAGTAGAAGGCCTTGAAGCCTCAGGCTCTACTTACATCTGCACCCTGTGTGATGCAACCCGCCTGGAAGCCGCTCAAAATTTGGTCCTCCACTCCATAACAAGAAGTCATGCTGAAAACCTGGAGCGGTATGAGGTATGGAGGTCCAACCCATATCACGAATCCATTGAGGAATTACGTGATAGAGTGAAGGGTGTTTCTGCCAAGCCTTTTATTGAGACTGTTCCTTCCATAGATGCACTACACTGTGACATTGGCAATGCGGCTGAGTTCTACAAGATATTCCAGTTTGAGATAGGTGAGGTATACAAGAACCCCAATGCCTCCAaggaggagaggaagaggtgGCAGTTGACTCTTGACAAGCATCTTAGGAAGAAGATGAACTTGAAGCCCATAATGAGGATGAATGGAAACTTTGCTAGAAAGCTTATGACCAAAGAGACAGTGGAAGCAGTATGTGAATTAATAAAGTGTCAGGAAAGGCATGAAGCCCTAAAAGAACTGATGGACCTTTACCTTAAGATGAAACCAGTGTGGAGGTCTTCGTGCCCAGCCAAAGAGTGCCCAGAACTGCTGTGTCAGTATAGCTTCAACTCTCAACGTTTTGCTGAGCTTCTATCTACAAAGTTCAAGTACAGATACGAAGGCAAGATTACAAATTATTTTCACAAAACTCTTGCTCACGTTCCTGAAATCATTGAAAGAGATGGTTCCATTGGTGCCTGGGCAAGTGAAGGGAATGAATCTGGGAACAAACTGTTTAGGCGTTTCCGAAAAATGAATGCCAGACAGTCCAAATGCTATGAAATGGAGGATGTCTTGAAGCACCACTGGCTGTATACCTCTAAGTACCTGCAGAAGTTCATGAATGCCCATAATACTTTAAAAAGCCAAGGCTTCACAATCGATCCAGAGCAGAGTTCAGAGGACTCCCCGACATTGGAAGAAACTTTAGATATCACTGATTCTATGGAATTCTAAACATAATGATCATTTCAATTGGGCTTGCAATTAAGTCTTCATAGACGGGTTGCAGTAAGGCTGCAAATATCACTTTTACACTGGGTGTTAAAGGGAATCTGTCCCTGCTCAGAGGATTAAACATCTATTCTGGATTACAGTGTCCAGAAAATGGTAATGCAGCATAACCGGCTGGTGTCGTTGTCCAGCCATGTTGTGAGGTATAGGTAAAAAGAAAGATGGTCAGTTTACTTTGGTCTCAAATTATTGTTTAATAAACAGCCAAAGCTAGCCAAAGTTTTTAGACTAAGTGATTGATATCTGTGAAACGAAGAGAATTCAGAAGTGGCATGACAGTAAAGAGAAAGTGAGAATGGCAATTTTTAATGTTTGAATCACTGCATTTTTCTTACTatttacaaatagtttttcttttttaaattgatgGCTTCTTGCTCTTATAAGTAAAGTTTCTACATGAAAAAGTTTAGACAGCCTTTTTGAAGAACAGAATCAGTAGTTTTTAAACACACTGATTCAAGGTCCAAAGTTTGACTTCATTATAGTttataatattattttatttaacataTGATATTGTGATAGGTCTTGGAGACCAACCAGTTTCCagccctccaggactggcaaggAGGCtcctggagattttaataggaTATTTTAAGAACATGACATTACATCATGTTGGGAAAAAAATACCTTACAGAATAGCTTTAGTCAGAGCTAGCTACCCTTAGAGAGAACACGGAGtgagcatttaaaaataattttaacctAGACAATTCGTTTTAACGTGAAAACTTGTGGATTAGCCTTGAAATCAGACCCTCAAAATGCAATATATTTTTCCTCTGTATATTGTATACTTTCACACTTCGCTGTAAATGTTACTAACAGCTTGAACCTACAAGGAATTTTGTTCAATAGGCAATCTGTACTTCAAAGATTATGGCCTAACTGGTATGTATCATCTTAGCTCCCATGAGTGAAATCCAATGGGGACAATGGCACAGCTCGTACTTATTTCAACAGAGTCAGAAATTTCCCTATTGACCTTAATGGAGCTATGCTTATATATAGTATATACATATGCTTTTAAAGTGTTCTCACCCTTTCTCTGATATCGACACTGCTGTCTGGGGCATGCCATTTAACTTATCTGCCTCACTTTCCACATCCACAGAATGGAAATAGTTTTTACCTTTCTCACAGGGATGTTATGAGAATTATGTAGTTAATATCGGTGAACtgctttgaaaatgaaattgctaTTTAAGTACTAAG is a window encoding:
- the RAG1 gene encoding V(D)J recombination-activating protein 1; amino-acid sequence: MGLHTMPEEIQHPYTKFSEWKFKLFKVRSFEKTPSGNNQVANKEKPEETASLDKDTAVQKDVAVPWAEKLLLPDADLNHNNQALEKDADNLKMQENAAHLANLQQLCRICGVSFKTDRYKRSHPVHGPVDSETQELLRKKEKRATSWPELIAKVFKIDVRADIDTIHPTRFCHNCWSIIHRKFSNTPCEVYFARNNAMEWKPHSPNCTVCCTAHHGVKRKNQSSNLQMGKRLKLMAERAQKTKSVKKPALVNKNLMKKIANCKNTHLSTKLLAVDYPADFVKSISCQVCEHILADPVETTCSHLFCRTCILKCLKVMGSYCPSCRYPCFPTDLMSPVKSFLNILNSLAVRCPVKECDEEVLLGKYCHHLSSHKEMKGKDIYTHINKGGRPRQHLLSLTRRAQKHRLRELKLQVKAFAEKEEGGDIKAVCLTLFLLALRARNEHRQADELEAIMQGKGSGLHPAVCLAIRVNTFLSCSQYHKMYRTVKAITGRQIFQPLHALRTAEKALLPGYHPFEWKPPLKNVSANTEVGIIDGLSGLPHSVDDYPVDTIAKRFRYDAALVSALMDMEEDILEGMKARDLDDYLNGPFTVVVKESCDGMGDVSEKHGNGPAVPEKAVRFSFTLMSISITHGNENVRIFEEVKPNSELCCKPLCLMLADESDHETLTAILSPLIAERETMKNSVLLLEMGGILRTFKFIFRGTGYDEKLVREVEGLEASGSTYICTLCDATRLEAAQNLVLHSITRSHAENLERYEVWRSNPYHESIEELRDRVKGVSAKPFIETVPSIDALHCDIGNAAEFYKIFQFEIGEVYKNPNASKEERKRWQLTLDKHLRKKMNLKPIMRMNGNFARKLMTKETVEAVCELIKCQERHEALKELMDLYLKMKPVWRSSCPAKECPELLCQYSFNSQRFAELLSTKFKYRYEGKITNYFHKTLAHVPEIIERDGSIGAWASEGNESGNKLFRRFRKMNARQSKCYEMEDVLKHHWLYTSKYLQKFMNAHNTLKSQGFTIDPEQSSEDSPTLEETLDITDSMEF